The following coding sequences are from one Lolium rigidum isolate FL_2022 chromosome 6, APGP_CSIRO_Lrig_0.1, whole genome shotgun sequence window:
- the LOC124664113 gene encoding LEAF RUST 10 DISEASE-RESISTANCE LOCUS RECEPTOR-LIKE PROTEIN KINASE-like 2.4 produces the protein MANTNAFHRSITLQAFMVLSVLSVFAADVEGGDGCPSFSCGHLRHVRSPFRRRGDPSECGSQSHELVCSHSKAKILISNTAYYVATINYTSSSFRVVSANLDTNSSCPLPSYTFPVYGKTGSDGFVDFYTTASWACFVNCSRAITNNSWYKPVACLSAEKSHVYVRANIYPCKIGYLQPSCRSLNMIPFGVESYISNLELQNVSYDDIMEFIRMGFTVEFPYSSIESFSTVEIINKCVSNSTSYFKKLVSDPRAMHWFRAIFLTGNQFISCLYLDRYGSVGVAVPVVFGPICFSIETIIYSIDALKFLFGLCRFVLAPLAVLIFLAHKYWKTSIIIDAVEKFLRMQQMIGPVRYAYTDITAITGHFRDKLGQGGYGSVYKGVLLPGDVHVAVKMLEGNSNCNGEDFISEVSTLGSIHHVNVVRLVGFCSEEMRRALVYEYMPEGSLDKYIFSAEKIFSWDKLIEIALGIARGINYLHQGCEMQIVHFDIKPHNILLDGNFVPKVADFGLAKLYPKNNSFVPLSVLRGTVGYIAPEMISRSFGVISSKSDVYSFGMLLLEMAGGRRNSDPNAVNSSQAYYPSWVYDHLKKQEVGDDEISTAASEMHELERKLCLVGLCCIQMKSHNRPTMSDVIDMLEGGVDGMEVPSRPFFCDDEEADITDSYRFFSELTAISEEEVSEDIHTCN, from the exons ATGGCGAACACTAACGCATTTCATCGTTCCATTACCTTGCAAGCCTTTATGGTCCTATCTGTGCTTTCAGTTTTTGCAGCAGATGTCGAGGGAGGAGATGGGTGCCCGAGTTTCTCCTGCGGTCATCTCCGACATGTTCGGTCTCCTTTCCGCCGGCGAGGTGATCCTAGTGAGTGCGGCTCTCAATCACATGAGCTGGTTTGCAGCCATAGTAAGGCTAAAATTCTCATCAGCAATACAGCATACTATGTGGCTACCATCAACTACACCAGTTCGTCTTTCCGGGTTGTGAGCGCCAACTTGGATACGAACAGCAGCTGCCCTCTTCCTTCCTACACATTCCCAGTATACGGAAAAACTGGTTCGGATGGCTTCGTCGATTTCTATACTACTGCCTCCTGGGCATGCTTTGTTAATTGTTCCCGAGCAATAACGAATAATAGTTGGTACAAACCTGTTGCTTGCCTGAGTGCGGAAAAATCACATGTTTATGTCCGGGCTAACATATATCCATGTAAAATCGGATATCTCCAACCTTCTTGTCGAAGCTTGAACATGATTCCCTTTGGCGTGGAATCGTATATCTCTAACCTAGAGCTCCAGAATGTAAGTTATGATGATATCATGGAATTCATAAGGATGGGATTTACGGTTGAGTTTCCTTATTCTAGTATTGAAAGCTTCTCGACTGTTGAGATTATCAACAAATGCGTGAGCAACTCAACAAG CTACTTCAAGAAGCTTGTCTCTGATCCAAGAGCGATGCACTGGTTTCGTGCTATATTCCTTACGGGGAATCAATTCATAAGCTGTTTATATTTGGACCGATATGGTTCTGTCGGTGTTGCTGTTCCAGTAGTATTTGGACCTATATGTTTCAGTATTGAAACCATAATATATTCTATTGATGCCCTCAAGTTCCTTTTTG GTCTCTGCAGATTTGTCTTGGCACCCTTGGCTGTATTAATATTCCTTGCCCACAAGTACTGGAAAACAAGCATCATAATTGATGCAGTTGAAAAGTTCCTCCGGATGCAACAAATGATCGGCCCAGTAAGGTACGCCTATACAGACATCACTGCAATCACCGGCCATTTCAGAGATAAATTGGGCCAAGGGGGCTACGGCTCCGTGTACAAGGGAGTGCTACTCCCAGGCGATGTTCATGTCGCGGTCAAGATGCTAGAGGGTAACTCCAATTGTAATGGAGAAGATTTCATCAGTGAGGTTTCCACACTCGGAAGTATTCACCATGTCAATGTGGTTCGTTTAGTGGGGTTCTGCTCCGAGGAAATGAGGAGGGCGCTAGTCTATGAGTACATGCCTGAAGGTTCTCTTGACAAGTACATTTTTTCCGCCGAGAAGATTTTCTCTTGGGACAAGCTCATTGAGATTGCTTTGGGCATTGCCAGGGGGATCAACTACCTCCACCagggatgcgagatgcaaattgtACACTTTGACATCAAGCCACACAACATTCTTCTTGATGGAAATTTTGTCCCCAAAGTTGCTGATTTCGGTCTCGCCAAACTTTACCCGAAGAATAATAGTTTTGTTCCACTGAGTGTCCTACGGGGAACTGTCGGGTACATAGCTCCTGAGATGATATCCCGAAGCTTTGGCGTCATATCGAGCAAATCCGATGTTTACAGCTTCGGGATGCTGCTGCTGGAAATGGCTGGAGGACGTAGGAATTCTGACCCGAATGCAGTGAACTCAAGCCAGGCATACTATCCGTCATGGGTGTATGACCATCTAAAGAAGCAAGAAGTGGGAGATGATGAGATATCTACTGCAGCGTCTGAGATGCATGAGTTGGAGAGGAAGTTGTGTCTTGTTGGGCTTTGCTGCATCCAGATGAAGTCCCACAACCGGCCGACGATGAGCGATGTCATAGACATGCTTGAAGGTGGCGTCGACGGCATGGAGGTGCCTTCCAGGCCATTTTTCTGTGATGATGAGGAGGCCGATATAACAGATTCTTACCGTTTCTTCTCGGAGCTTACTGCCatctccgaggaggaggtgagcgaAGACATACATACATGCAACTGA